Proteins encoded within one genomic window of Granulicella pectinivorans:
- a CDS encoding alpha-ketoacid dehydrogenase subunit alpha/beta, whose product MAEKAQSVVRGREVEKNLLSREQMIEFYRLMYLSRRTDDREIMLKRQQKIFFQISCAGHEALLVAAGMAMRPGYDWFFPYYRDRALCLALGNTVADQMLQAVGAASDPASGGRQMPSHWTSPKLNIVSPSSSTATQCLHAVGCAEAGRYFTRHPSAATKSETDYRAYKDVKFHGDEVTYVSIGEGSTSQGEFWESLNTASNGKLPILYIVEDNGYAISTPVEANTPGGNISRLIANFPNFHFAEVDGTDAVASYRTIVEAVEYCRSGRGPALVHGHVIRPYSHSFSEDERDYRSAEELEADALRDPIAKMQVLLLREGILDQAGIDELEASVNAEVQAAADAAVAAALPVASSILKNQYSEDLSPTDPRYATEPTASDDKNERTMADLINTCLKDEMRRDERIVVFGEDVADATREGALKGGKVKGKGGVFKLTAGLQTEFGSDRVWNSPLAEANIVGRAIGMAVRGLKPVVEIQFFDYIWPAMHQMRNELSVMRWRSNGAFSSPIVMRVPIGGYLTGGSIYHSQSGESIFTHTPGVRVVMPSNALDAIGLLRTAIRCDDPVLFLEHKRLYRETFGRAAYPGPDYTIPFGKAKIVRPGKDVTVLTYGAVVPRALQAAVKLHRETGIDVELIDLRSLSPFDWDAISTSVKKTNRVIVAHEDMLSWGYGAEIAAKIGEELFHDLDAPVRRVAAMDSFVAYAPVLEDVILPQPEDLYKAMLEIARF is encoded by the coding sequence TGATCGAGTTTTACCGGCTCATGTATCTCTCCCGCCGAACCGACGACCGCGAGATCATGCTCAAACGGCAGCAGAAGATCTTTTTTCAGATCTCATGCGCCGGACACGAGGCCCTCCTCGTCGCCGCGGGCATGGCCATGCGCCCCGGATACGACTGGTTCTTTCCCTACTATCGGGATCGCGCGCTCTGCTTGGCACTCGGCAACACGGTCGCAGACCAGATGCTGCAAGCCGTGGGAGCCGCGTCAGACCCGGCCAGCGGTGGACGCCAGATGCCCTCTCACTGGACGAGTCCAAAGCTGAATATCGTCTCACCAAGCTCCTCAACCGCGACCCAGTGCCTGCACGCCGTCGGCTGTGCCGAAGCCGGACGCTACTTTACCCGTCACCCGTCCGCCGCGACCAAGAGCGAGACGGATTATCGGGCGTACAAAGACGTCAAATTTCACGGCGACGAGGTCACCTACGTCTCCATTGGCGAGGGCTCAACCAGCCAGGGTGAGTTCTGGGAGTCTCTCAATACCGCGTCGAACGGCAAGCTGCCCATCCTCTATATCGTTGAAGACAATGGCTATGCCATCTCGACGCCGGTCGAGGCCAACACCCCCGGCGGGAATATATCCAGGCTGATCGCCAACTTCCCTAACTTCCACTTCGCCGAGGTGGACGGGACCGATGCGGTAGCGAGTTATCGGACGATCGTGGAGGCCGTCGAGTACTGCCGTTCCGGTCGCGGCCCCGCGCTAGTCCATGGCCACGTCATTCGCCCCTACTCGCACTCCTTCTCGGAGGACGAACGGGACTATCGCTCTGCCGAAGAGCTCGAAGCCGACGCCCTCCGCGACCCCATCGCCAAGATGCAGGTGCTCCTGCTGCGCGAAGGAATCCTCGATCAGGCCGGTATCGATGAACTCGAAGCCAGCGTGAATGCCGAAGTCCAGGCTGCAGCCGACGCCGCCGTTGCCGCTGCCCTTCCAGTCGCAAGCTCCATCCTGAAGAACCAATACTCCGAAGATCTGTCGCCAACCGACCCGCGCTACGCAACCGAGCCAACAGCCTCGGACGACAAGAACGAGCGCACCATGGCCGACCTCATCAACACCTGCCTCAAGGACGAGATGCGCCGCGACGAACGCATCGTCGTCTTCGGCGAAGACGTAGCCGACGCCACGCGCGAAGGCGCGCTGAAGGGTGGCAAGGTCAAGGGCAAGGGCGGCGTCTTCAAGCTGACCGCCGGTCTACAGACCGAGTTCGGCAGTGACCGTGTCTGGAACTCTCCTCTCGCCGAAGCCAACATCGTGGGCCGTGCCATCGGCATGGCCGTCCGTGGCCTCAAGCCGGTCGTCGAAATCCAGTTCTTCGACTACATCTGGCCCGCCATGCACCAGATGCGTAACGAGCTCTCCGTCATGCGCTGGCGCTCGAACGGAGCCTTCAGCTCCCCCATCGTCATGCGAGTGCCCATCGGAGGCTATCTCACCGGCGGCTCCATCTACCACTCACAGTCTGGCGAGAGCATCTTCACCCACACACCTGGCGTCCGTGTCGTCATGCCGTCCAACGCCCTCGATGCCATCGGCCTCCTCCGCACAGCTATCCGCTGCGACGACCCTGTGCTCTTCCTCGAGCACAAGCGCCTCTACCGCGAGACCTTCGGCCGCGCCGCCTACCCTGGCCCGGATTACACCATCCCCTTCGGCAAGGCCAAAATCGTCCGCCCCGGCAAGGACGTCACCGTCCTCACCTACGGTGCGGTCGTTCCCCGCGCCCTTCAGGCTGCCGTCAAGCTCCACCGCGAGACCGGTATCGACGTAGAACTGATCGACCTGCGGAGCCTCAGCCCCTTCGACTGGGATGCCATCTCGACCTCGGTGAAGAAGACCAACCGCGTCATCGTGGCCCACGAAGACATGCTGAGTTGGGGCTACGGCGCGGAGATCGCAGCCAAGATCGGCGAGGAGCTCTTTCACGATCTTGACGCGCCTGTCCGCCGTGTCGCCGCCATGGACTCCTTCGTCGCGTATGCGCCCGTCCTCGAAGACGTGATCCTCCCCCAGCCCGAAGACCTTTACAAGGCGATGCTGGAAATAGCTCGTTTCTAG
- a CDS encoding energy transducer TonB — MDNLNLVPHEDGTEHAAPILKPANEPLWGNQVEEVGVFGSLVESIKDVFFPKKLPPLVLESKPIAVVDRMAVKRDPKSTAVAVVVHALVILLIVFLVAKKVKFSAPPPTIMTNLEAPPPMKAPPKANVMGGGGGQKSPTPVAQGRLPKFAQEQITPPKAPPLEQPKIAVEPTVVMQKDLKMADSKLPNMGMPNSPIVGTGSLGNGSGTGIGSGNGAGVGAGSGGNTGGGAMRIGGGVSAPVPISMPDPEFSEEARKAKVAGNVLVYLWVDQNGNPTHVRVIRGIGMGLDEKAMEAVRQYKFKPARKDGKPVTVEMNVEVNFQIF; from the coding sequence ATGGATAATCTGAATCTCGTTCCACATGAAGATGGCACCGAGCACGCAGCGCCGATCTTGAAGCCGGCGAATGAGCCGTTGTGGGGCAATCAAGTCGAAGAGGTCGGTGTCTTTGGTTCGCTCGTCGAGAGCATCAAGGACGTTTTCTTCCCGAAGAAGCTTCCTCCCCTGGTGCTGGAATCGAAGCCGATCGCGGTTGTAGACCGGATGGCGGTCAAGCGCGACCCGAAATCGACTGCGGTGGCGGTCGTAGTTCACGCGCTGGTGATCCTGCTGATCGTGTTTCTGGTAGCGAAGAAGGTGAAGTTCTCGGCGCCTCCGCCGACCATTATGACCAATCTGGAGGCTCCGCCTCCGATGAAGGCCCCTCCGAAAGCGAATGTGATGGGTGGCGGCGGTGGACAGAAGAGCCCTACTCCGGTGGCGCAGGGACGCCTGCCGAAGTTTGCGCAGGAGCAGATTACTCCGCCCAAGGCTCCTCCGCTGGAGCAGCCGAAGATTGCCGTTGAGCCGACGGTCGTGATGCAGAAGGACCTGAAGATGGCCGACAGCAAACTGCCCAACATGGGTATGCCGAACTCGCCGATTGTGGGCACGGGCAGCTTGGGCAATGGCAGCGGGACGGGTATCGGGTCGGGCAATGGTGCTGGTGTCGGTGCGGGTTCGGGTGGCAATACGGGTGGCGGCGCGATGAGGATTGGCGGAGGCGTTTCGGCTCCCGTGCCGATTTCGATGCCGGATCCGGAGTTTTCGGAGGAGGCACGTAAGGCGAAGGTCGCCGGGAATGTGCTGGTTTACCTGTGGGTAGACCAGAATGGCAACCCGACACACGTGCGTGTGATCCGCGGAATTGGCATGGGACTCGACGAGAAGGCGATGGAAGCTGTTCGTCAGTATAAGTTCAAGCCGGCCCGCAAGGACGGTAAGCCGGTTACGGTGGAGATGAACGTCGAGGTGAACTTCCAGATCTTCTAA